In one window of Maribacter sp. BPC-D8 DNA:
- a CDS encoding suppressor of fused domain protein, with amino-acid sequence MDKEIYKKKFNEEDAVGWLSIDNALEKVYGKTEPKHYGPLCGMHYSIGGTDPIDGASIYEATNQEPHKHIVSYGMSELYYNEDKTDEEFSKWGFEFTFRLRPFKEDKDEPIWAIQVMNNLARYVFESGKWFEENHFIPANGPIRLNTDTKIVGFVFAIDPELGTIETPHGEVAFLQLVGITENEVERLKANPKTTEVEKLINELKKDNPLLITDLGRE; translated from the coding sequence ATGGATAAAGAAATTTATAAAAAGAAATTTAACGAGGAAGATGCTGTCGGTTGGTTATCAATAGACAATGCTTTAGAGAAAGTGTATGGTAAAACCGAACCAAAACATTACGGCCCTTTATGTGGCATGCATTATTCAATTGGCGGTACTGATCCCATAGATGGTGCTAGTATTTATGAGGCCACAAATCAAGAGCCTCATAAACATATTGTAAGTTATGGTATGTCCGAGCTATATTATAATGAAGATAAAACAGACGAAGAATTTAGTAAATGGGGATTTGAATTTACCTTTAGACTAAGGCCTTTTAAAGAAGATAAAGACGAACCTATTTGGGCAATTCAAGTAATGAATAACCTAGCTCGTTATGTTTTTGAAAGCGGAAAATGGTTTGAAGAAAATCATTTCATACCTGCAAACGGACCTATTCGTTTAAATACAGATACAAAAATTGTAGGTTTTGTATTTGCCATAGACCCAGAACTAGGTACTATAGAAACACCACACGGCGAAGTTGCTTTTTTACAACTAGTAGGCATCACAGAAAATGAAGTAGAACGATTAAAAGCTAACCCTAAAACTACCGAAGTAGAAAAACTAATTAATGAATTAAAGAAAGATAATCCGTTATTGATAACAGATTTGGGTAGAGAATAA
- a CDS encoding TlpA family protein disulfide reductase produces MSSTPIKIITGLILLALNLTACNSPATISGTLEGLEKENTKIYLIQPDDLQHVAASYLGKVIDSAIVNSDSSFEFHIPPTTKEPVLLELAVQPTDKAGNYLLTDNPNKANYMPIVWQFGEPIQVAAQFDEFQKSFTIENPSDLNNALLAVRDIKAKAYQTYLADKHWNVEDGDELMAKEYAISQYKSALMTFADSTPYLLTALVALRWVSPENDYERVPEFLVNQCTKWKEKESGHPWVKQLCNKSEPANLPVLIGVKFPNIQFPMMAKDTVNLKDMLGKQLTIIDLWASWCAPCRLENRNVLVPLYEEYYDQGLQIVAYALESDEAAWKTAAKLDGAGRWLQSSDLQGDDAPFLKKIRVRTIPANFILDSNGVVIAKNIHGQDLIDLVRSSFGK; encoded by the coding sequence ATGAGCTCTACCCCTATAAAAATCATTACCGGTCTTATCCTATTGGCGCTAAATCTTACGGCTTGTAATTCTCCTGCAACTATATCTGGTACTTTAGAAGGTCTAGAAAAAGAAAACACTAAAATCTACTTAATTCAACCAGATGACCTACAGCATGTGGCAGCAAGTTATTTAGGGAAAGTCATAGACTCCGCCATTGTAAATAGTGATAGTAGTTTTGAGTTCCACATCCCACCAACTACTAAAGAACCGGTTTTGTTAGAATTAGCCGTTCAGCCTACTGATAAGGCGGGTAATTATTTACTAACCGACAATCCAAACAAGGCTAACTATATGCCTATTGTTTGGCAATTCGGAGAGCCAATTCAAGTCGCAGCGCAGTTTGATGAATTTCAAAAAAGTTTTACGATAGAAAATCCTTCAGATTTGAATAACGCTTTGTTAGCGGTAAGAGATATCAAAGCGAAGGCTTACCAAACCTATCTTGCCGATAAGCATTGGAATGTAGAAGACGGCGATGAATTAATGGCAAAAGAGTATGCCATTTCACAATACAAGTCAGCGTTAATGACCTTTGCAGATAGCACTCCTTATCTTCTAACAGCATTGGTAGCGTTAAGATGGGTAAGTCCAGAAAACGATTACGAACGCGTGCCTGAATTTTTAGTGAATCAATGTACGAAGTGGAAAGAAAAAGAATCCGGTCATCCGTGGGTAAAACAACTCTGTAATAAAAGTGAACCAGCTAATTTGCCTGTATTAATCGGAGTTAAATTCCCGAACATTCAGTTTCCAATGATGGCAAAAGATACGGTAAACCTTAAAGATATGTTAGGCAAACAACTTACTATTATAGACTTATGGGCATCTTGGTGTGCTCCTTGCAGATTAGAGAACCGTAATGTTCTAGTACCGCTTTATGAGGAGTATTATGACCAAGGTTTACAAATTGTTGCCTATGCCCTAGAAAGTGATGAAGCAGCCTGGAAAACCGCTGCAAAGCTCGATGGCGCAGGTCGTTGGCTACAATCTTCAGATTTACAAGGTGACGATGCTCCTTTTTTAAAGAAAATACGTGTTCGTACCATTCCTGCGAACTTTATTCTCGATAGTAACGGAGTGGTCATAGCTAAAAATATACATGGCCAAGATTTGATTGATTTGGTGAGAAGTAGTTTTGGAAAGTAA
- a CDS encoding Crp/Fnr family transcriptional regulator has protein sequence MKAYLKTFDLFSAEEIDEFLFLTTTRELKKNDFFIHRDEVCDNLSFVKSGIFRSFYFSNTDDEITYCFTFPDHLLMAYSSFISQEKSEENIQALTDAEIISIPKTTLDTLAKSNSNWLLFLKIIAEKEYVELEKWIFNHQKDKAQQRYLDLITKQPKYIQEIPLYFIASYLGITQRHLSRIRANISY, from the coding sequence ATGAAAGCATATCTTAAAACCTTCGATCTATTTAGTGCAGAAGAAATTGACGAATTCTTATTTCTCACAACTACTAGAGAATTAAAAAAGAATGATTTTTTTATTCATAGAGATGAAGTGTGTGACAATTTATCTTTCGTGAAATCGGGAATTTTTCGTTCGTTCTATTTTTCAAATACTGATGATGAAATAACCTATTGCTTCACTTTTCCTGATCATTTACTAATGGCTTATTCTTCATTTATTTCACAAGAAAAATCTGAAGAAAATATTCAAGCGCTAACAGATGCTGAGATTATATCAATACCTAAAACTACATTAGATACTTTAGCAAAATCAAATAGTAATTGGCTTTTGTTTTTAAAAATTATTGCTGAAAAAGAGTATGTGGAGCTAGAAAAATGGATTTTCAATCATCAAAAAGATAAAGCGCAACAACGGTATTTAGATTTGATAACCAAGCAGCCCAAATACATACAAGAAATTCCGCTTTATTTTATAGCCTCGTATTTAGGAATTACCCAAAGGCATCTCAGCAGAATTAGGGCAAATATATCTTATTAG
- a CDS encoding short chain dehydrogenase, translated as MKTILLIGANGKMGQAALTGFGKHKVITAGRSTDNNDYQVDITNVESLRKLYKDVGHFDAVVNTVGVCEYANFTEMTEEQWMSTIMSKMMGQINIVRIGQEYIADNGSFTLITGILNVKPIPSAIADATTSGAIDTFVKCVALEMPRGIRINSINPTVLEEAWDVYGEMMPGFQPVPGALVGKAFERSVDGFITGQVIFVDA; from the coding sequence ATGAAAACAATATTATTAATAGGAGCTAACGGAAAAATGGGACAAGCAGCCTTAACAGGTTTTGGTAAGCACAAAGTAATAACTGCCGGTCGTTCTACCGATAACAATGATTATCAAGTAGATATTACTAACGTAGAATCATTAAGAAAACTATATAAAGATGTAGGTCATTTTGATGCAGTTGTAAATACAGTGGGCGTTTGTGAATACGCCAATTTCACCGAAATGACCGAAGAACAATGGATGAGTACCATTATGAGCAAAATGATGGGACAAATAAACATTGTACGTATTGGTCAAGAATACATTGCTGACAACGGATCATTCACCCTGATAACAGGAATTTTAAATGTAAAACCAATACCTTCTGCCATTGCAGATGCTACGACAAGCGGCGCCATAGATACTTTTGTTAAGTGTGTAGCTTTAGAAATGCCACGAGGCATACGTATTAACTCAATTAACCCAACAGTATTAGAAGAAGCTTGGGATGTTTATGGTGAAATGATGCCTGGTTTTCAACCTGTACCAGGGGCTTTAGTAGGAAAAGCTTTTGAGCGTTCTGTAGACGGATTCATTACTGGCCAAGTAATCTTTGTAGATGCTTAA